Part of the Choloepus didactylus isolate mChoDid1 chromosome 10, mChoDid1.pri, whole genome shotgun sequence genome is shown below.
CCTCTACTGAACCATATGTGAAGAATTCACTGCAgggaaaacaaatatttcttgaaactcTTCCTTCACTCCAAATAGGATTTCCTTTTCCAACAGGTGCACAATATGCAGCAGGAAATCCCAGTGATAAGAAACAACAGTGAAGAAACCTATTTTTACTGGACCTGAGGGGAAGGCAGACTCAGTTCACTTCCTCAATAAGGCCTAGATTTCAGATGTGGCcttggaaggcacatgggcaTGCTCAGTTCTATCTGCCTACCTAACAATTAGAAGCATGTTGCTAACTGACAGGTATCAAATACaaaggccccccccccccccgaggttTGGAAATTTAAAGGGACCCAAAGTGGACAAGCAATGGAAGGATGTATTGGGGGCCCCAAACCATTTCATTTGCTACATGAGGATGCTTCTTCAGCCAAGAATACCTGCACAAATGTGTTAAGATGAGCTTAGACTCCCCCTGGTATATTCTATGCCCCAACCCCATGTTGTCTTTCTggttggtttgggtgcttggccTTTAAGAAAAGTGACCATGGCTGAGGATTTGCCAAACTAATTTTACACTAGCTCAGAATATAAAAATGGGTTTTGAGGCAGAGATCTTAGAATCCCTGCTCTCACTCTGACATGGGCTCTTGGTGTGGCACAGccatgcacattccaagaactTCATGTAATCAAGGAAAATATGAGCACCTGTGATGAGAACCCCCTACAGAGAACTATTTGAAGTGAGTCTTGTATACCTTGTTGACTTAGAGGTGAATTTGCTGCTTATATTCTGCCCACCTTGCATCCCTCTTGGCTGATAAATTCTGAGGCCATCATAAGAGTCCTGTGTTGCAGGGCCCATATTCTGATCACATGAAATGGAACTTTGTAAAAGTTGCTTCTTGATATGATTGAGCTAATGAATTTTGGGCAGAAATGGTAGAAGACTATTTTGCCAAAACTGTGATtacttaaaaaatgttaaattttcttacttcatttttactatatactattttatttttgaaatttatacaaaatttaaagCAACAAACACCAAAAAACACCACAGTTCTaacaacacaaaccaaaggattaagaaaaaaattaccttgTGTTACACATATTCCtagtttgcattattgtggtatcttCCATTCATTTGATGAAataacatttctgatattttaaactGTATTCTTAATTCAGGTCatatattttctgacagacatgTATATTGCTGCACCTCTTGGATTCCTCAATTTCCTCTTATTGGTCTTCTTACATATACACTATTTCTTGTCCCAGTTACCCAATTTTAAATACTCCACTGTGGAACACTATGTGAGGAATGTGCGGCAGTTAACACTAGCACTTCCTGAATCCCTTGTTTCACTCCATATAAGAATTCCTGTTCCAATAGGTAcacaatatacagcaggaaatccaagTGCTAAgaaatctcagggaataaatgtACTTTCCCTAGtgcagaggaggagacagactCAGACCAGGTTCTCAAAGAGGCCTAGATTTCATTCTCCAGCTATAAGGATATTCGCATGTACAATTTTACCCTCTGACTTCACAATATGAAGTGTGTTGCTAAGTGACAGGTATCCAATACAATGGCTCTTCCTGAGGTCTGGAAGTTTATAGTGCCCACCAAATGGGCTGTCACTGTGAGGAGGAATTAGGGCCCCAAACAAGTGTAGTAGCTTTATCAGGATGCATCTGCAGCCAAGAGTATCTGTACACCTGAAGGAAtttgagcttttgactctcccaaaAATATTCTGAGACACAAAGCTCAAGAGGGTGTTTCTGCTTGGTTTGGCTGCTTGGGCATAAAAGAGAAATGCCCCTGGCTGAGGTTTGGCCATCATAGTTTTTCAATGGCTGAAAATATACCTATGTATTTGAGGCAGGTTTCTTAGGATCAATGTTTCTGCATACGAGGAGGGCCCTCAATGTGGCAGAGCCGTGCATTTTCCAAAAAATGCATGTAATCAAGGAAAACATTTGCACCTTTGATGAAACCAACTCTCCGAAAGAATCTAATTGAAACAAACTTTGAAtccctttttttcttaaagcTTTATTTGTAGCTGTATATTCTGAATGCCAGATATATCTGTCAGAGAATAAATTCTGTGATACCATCATGGGAGCCCAGTGTTGCAGAGCCCAAATTATGTTTGTTTGATGTGGAATTTGAAATGAATTGGATACTGGATAATTTGGGGCAGGAATGTTGTCAAACAGAAGGCAGGAATTATGGTGtctactgaaaatattttgatgctGGGTCCAAAAAATCCCATACAACAAGGAGTACCATGACTGGAGCAAGCCTCCACTGACCCTGTCAATGGGATTGCACCCCTGGAAACTCATAGCCCACAAAGTTTCCCCCAGTAACATGGTTCTGTCCCTGAGATACAAAAACCCATATGGTATTACCTGTGATTGGCCTCTGAAATCAATATTAGTAACAAAATAAATTGCAAGATGTCTTACCTGGTACATCTGATCCAAAATGTTCTGATTCTCAAGTGAGTAGATCCAGTTGGCACTGATTCTGAATATTATTCTCAAATCCATTGTAAGGCAAGTCAGTGCAAATTCACCTTGCTCTGACCAATTAACTTCATGAAGAGGAAAGCCACATAttctgaaattaatttatttaatttcttttttaactcagATACGATTTGATATGTTTACTGTTGATAATAACATTATTCCTCATCCATTGGGACAGAATACATAAACAAAACATTTCTGTCTGtatatattattctatatatttatcaaagAACATGTTCTGTGTATTTATACAAAATTTTCACAGTCAAAAAATTATCCAAGAAATAGTACTAGTATGACATCTGTAGGACTTATGCATATCTCAACAATAGCCCCCATAATGTCTTTCAAACAAGCAAAACCTTAATAATTATAAAAGTCATAGActggaaagaaaagacaaaaaattacatcATCCAGTCTCATATCTCatattttgctttgctttcaggtatatttagtcacatttttcttaatatgtgtgtttgtgtgtgtgtgtgtgtgtgtttgtgtgtgtgtgtatatatatatatatatatatttaccttcATGTTGAAATATGAGAAGAGTGCTCAAGAATCTTCATATAGAATATTCATCTATCTCCATTTACTCATAGGTGTGGCTGGATTCATTTCAATTAATGAATTTTGGGTGGGAATGGCAGGAAAATATTATACTATCAATGTGATTACTTATTAAATGTTGTTgccttactttttttattttatactactttttagaaatttatcaaaaaaatttgaaaacacacAGAAACCAAAATAACACTATGTTTACAACACAAACCAAAGAATAATCAAAATACctaaaaaatctaatttttgtataattcaTGTTCCTAGATTgcatttttgctttatttccatGCAGTTGATTAAATaacatttctgatattataaaCTGTACTGTTCATTAAGGCCATGTATTCACTGTCAGTCATGTTTATTGCTGCACACTcctatgtttttaatttcctcacttttctatttttacatACACAAAATTCAAAGTCCCAGTTACCCAATTTCAAATGAAGGCTCTTCTTCTGAGCAATTTGTGAAGAGTTCATTGCagtgaaaacaaatatttcttgaaactcTTCCTTCATTCCAAATAGCAATTTCTTTCCAATAGGGGAATATTATAGTGCTGGAAATCCCAGTGATAAAAAACTTCAGGcaagaaacttatttttaaaggacCTGATGAGAAGACAGACTCAGACAATGTCCTCAAACAGACCTAGAAATCAGGCATTGCTTCAAATGGGGAATGGGCATGCAGAATTATATATGCCCACATCACAATAGGAAGCATGTTGATAAGTGACAGGTATCAAATacaaatgccccccccccccccgcccgaGAGGTCTGGAAATTTAAAGGGCCCCAAGGAGGAAAAGCAATGTAAGGAGGAATTAGGTCCCAAGCCACTGGAGTAGGTACATGAGGATGCTTCAGCAGCCAAGAATATCTGTACAACTTTTGGGAGATGAACTTTTGACTCTTCCACTAATATTCTATGACACAATCCCTTGTTGTCTTTCTGGACTGTTTGGCTGCTTGTTCCCTTAAGAAAAGTTAACATGGCTGAGGATTGGCCAAACTAATTTTCACTAGCTCAGAATATACCAATGGATTTGAGGCAGGGATCTTAGAATCCCTGGCTCTCACTGGGAAGGGGGTTATGATGAGGCACAGCCATGCACATTGAAAGCACTGcatgaaatcaaagaaaacatgaGCTCCTGTGATGAGACCCCCTCCAAAGTATCTAATCATAATGAATCTTTATTCCCTTGTTGTCTTAAAGGTTAATTTGCCGCTGTATTTTCTGCCCACCTTGCATCACTCTTGgcccataaattttttttttttttttttttttttttttttttttttttttttttttccaactgtaatatagtctctttattcttttgttaaAACTCTTCCAAAGTTAACCACTTCTGTTTGTAGATGACGAAATGCATAAAGATCCACTTCAAATGCTGgcactgctatgaacatggtCTCCTCCCTTCAACACAGAATTAAGACTTTTGGTTCTTGTCTTTAATATTCCAGTCCCAGAAGTAAGTTAACTGTAGACTTCATCTGAAGACAGTCTTATGCTGCATGGCAGTTATCTACAACCAGGCTCTAGCTTCTCCAGGAATACTACAGGATGAATTTAGTTTAATTAAACTAAGAGGCATTCTCTCAAATgagtttaaatgcatttttatttttagacaacCTACATgacatgtttttcttaaaaacaatgcCTCCGCTCCAAATAAATCAAGGTCAAAATAAATGAGTTCAAGATGGCATCAGTCCATCTGTCTAAGTCCTGGTATCGTGTGGATGACAAGCAGCAGCCAGTTATGATGACAGGTGATAGATCCAAGGAATTGCCAAGTTTGTTaacatttctccatttctaaaccatccttaaagaaaatcatatatgGGGTCACACCATCCTCACGGTAGTCCAGGAGAGCAACCATACCATCTGGATTCATGTTTTCACCAATATAGAACTGGTAGTTTTTGAAATTAGCAAGGATGTGCTTGACTTGTTCTGCAGCCCCTGTCATAAAAGGTTTTACTCTTTCTGGTCTCTGTTCTTCAAGTTTGCCTTTGATTGATTTCATGTAATCTTTGATATACTTTTTGTAGGCTTCTTTTGTGAAGCTAGTTTCCTGCAAGTGATGGTTCATGACAATATCAACACCGGTGACGACTGTGCTTTCGGTACCTTCACCCTCGGGGCCTTCAGCAGAGGCATTTCCACCAATGAGCGAGTCATCAATGCCACCCTCTGTCCTACTGACCATCTTCCCCTCCACCTCGAGGCACAGCCCGTCCGCGATCTCCCGGATCTTGTAAATGTCAGAGAACATCTCATCATGGCTGATGAGGTCCCGGTAGATGATCATGATGGCGGCTGGAGggaggcggcggcagcggcgcTGGCGTGGCAGGAGCCCGGAGCTCGGAGCGAGCGCGGAGCGGCCGGAGCGGCaccggggggaggggggagcggGCGGAAAAGCTTGGCCCATAAATTTTGAGAGACCATTATGAGTGCCCAGTGTTGCAGGACCCAAATTCTGATTATCTCTTTTGGAATTAAAACTGAAAGGGATTTAGTAAAATTTGTACAGTGGAGGGATCAAAGAGAGGCAGAAATTATGGTGTCCACCGAATATTGTATGTTTGGGGTCCAAAAAACCCAAAACCCAAGGAATACCATGATCCTGGAGCAAGCCTGCACTGGATATGACAATGGAGT
Proteins encoded:
- the LOC119504801 gene encoding translationally-controlled tumor protein, which produces MIIYRDLISHDEMFSDIYKIREIADGLCLEVEGKMVSRTEGGIDDSLIGGNASAEGPEGEGTESTVVTGVDIVMNHHLQETSFTKEAYKKYIKDYMKSIKGKLEEQRPERVKPFMTGAAEQVKHILANFKNYQFYIGENMNPDGMVALLDYREDGVTPYMIFFKDGLEMEKC